ACGGACCAGTTGGCCCGGTCGGGCCAGGATCAGTGTCCCCGGTCGACACTGGTACGTCTGGAAGTCGACCTCGTAACTGCCGTGCCCGACGGTCACCAGAAGCAGAAGATGGTGGTCGAGCAGCGCGGGCCGTCTCGGCCCGGAATCGGTCGACAACTCGCGCAGGGTCGAGGTGCCGATGCGCGCCAATCGTGATGCGGAGGCGGAACCGGCCGTGTGCTGGGAAGTCTGACCGAAACGGACCATCCGCCTGACGGTAGCCGCAGCTCAGGCCCCGCGCATCCGAGCGCGCCGACGCGTGGCCGATTGATTTCAGACAGTGACCGGATGGGACCAGCGGTCGGACGGCCGGCCACCGAGGTCGTACCGGAGTGGTTCTGTCGCTGCCCTGTGGTCAGCGACCCGGCGCGCGGTCGTCGATGCCGTACACCCGTAGTTCGTCGACCCGGTGGTCGTCGAAGGCCGCGCCGGCCCGCTCCAGCATCTTCGGGTCGTCGTCGATCGCGAACTCCGGCAGCACCTCGGTCTCCTCCGTCTGGATGTGCTGCGCGACGGCTTCGCTGAACTCGCGCAGTGCCCCCTCGAACCGGTCGCTGGTCGGGTCGCTCGCGCGCAGCGCCTCGAGCCGCTCCTCGGCGGTAGCCAGATCCGGCATCCGGTCGGCGGCCCGGTCGTTCCCGGCCAGCAGCGGATAGACCTGTTCGGCGGCGCGCCGGTGGGCGGCCAGCCGGGCACGGACCTCCTCCACCACGGCTACCCGGTCGACAGCGGGATCCCGCAGTTGATGGAGGAGTTTTTCCAGGACCCGGTGGTCCTGCTGGATCAGGCTAACCGCGTCGTTCATCGCGTCATCCTCCTGGAGCGCCGAGCATCCGTTGGGTACCCGAGGCGCAGGAGCGTCAAACGGCGCCCCGCCTGCCCCGCCGGTCGGCGTCGGGGTCGTCGGAGGCGTCGTGACCGAGGCTCCGGTGGTCCGGTCCGGGTCCGTCCCGGCTGGACCGGAGGTGGATCGACGAACGGAACCGGCGCGGGTCGACGGCCGGGGAACGGACACCACCGGGGCCCAGCCGGACCCGAGGGACGGGCGGGTCCGAAGGGGTTGCCCCGA
The Micromonospora pisi DNA segment above includes these coding regions:
- a CDS encoding hemerythrin domain-containing protein, with the protein product MNDAVSLIQQDHRVLEKLLHQLRDPAVDRVAVVEEVRARLAAHRRAAEQVYPLLAGNDRAADRMPDLATAEERLEALRASDPTSDRFEGALREFSEAVAQHIQTEETEVLPEFAIDDDPKMLERAGAAFDDHRVDELRVYGIDDRAPGR